One Spiribacter halobius DNA segment encodes these proteins:
- a CDS encoding SHOCT domain-containing protein produces MASGTDKHLANFRRRHRNPGEQIRTWAPGYIGKMFGSGKDWQHNGVLIVTDQRVIFHRRGLLGEVLETMPLARISSVEQLTFAGHRVLRLHTSNDSLEFKSFDAGRVRSVARAVEAARGNIQPPPQPQPTATNPTSATPAAERLRQLDELHHQGLISAEEHQAKRAEILAEL; encoded by the coding sequence ATGGCCAGCGGCACCGATAAGCACCTCGCCAACTTCCGCCGCCGCCACCGCAACCCCGGTGAGCAGATCCGCACCTGGGCGCCCGGCTACATCGGCAAGATGTTCGGCAGCGGGAAGGACTGGCAGCACAACGGCGTGCTCATCGTCACCGACCAGCGCGTCATCTTCCACCGCCGCGGCCTGCTCGGCGAGGTGCTGGAAACCATGCCGCTCGCACGCATCAGCTCTGTCGAGCAGCTCACCTTCGCCGGCCACCGCGTCCTGCGGCTGCACACGAGCAACGACAGCCTCGAGTTCAAGAGCTTCGACGCCGGCCGAGTCCGCAGCGTAGCCCGCGCGGTAGAGGCTGCCCGCGGCAACATCCAGCCGCCGCCCCAGCCGCAACCGACAGCCACCAACCCCACCAGCGCCACACCCGCCGCCGAGCGCCTCCGCCAGCTGGACGAGCTCCACCACCAGGGCCTCATCTCCGCCGAAGAACACCAAGCCAAGCGCGCCGAGATCCTCGCAGAGCTCTAA
- a CDS encoding SEC-C metal-binding domain-containing protein, translating to MTQILDPIARDAIEAFEKANRELRRVLRVPEGSMQRPSLHPMQRPAKSRIHPVTYVREHPKVGRNQPCPCGSGRKFKRCCINSWE from the coding sequence ATGACGCAGATCCTTGACCCGATCGCCCGCGACGCCATCGAGGCCTTCGAGAAGGCGAACCGTGAACTCCGGCGAGTTCTGCGCGTGCCCGAAGGCTCAATGCAGCGCCCGTCTCTGCATCCGATGCAGCGCCCGGCCAAAAGCCGCATCCACCCCGTCACGTATGTCCGGGAGCACCCGAAGGTCGGGCGCAACCAGCCTTGCCCATGTGGCTCAGGGCGGAAGTTCAAGCGCTGCTGCATCAACAGCTGGGAGTGA
- a CDS encoding HNH endonuclease signature motif containing protein: protein MAAHTGTAWTDIELSWLEALYADTPNRELGELLGRNPRAVGLKARQLGLRKSEAFMARPEHNGRFRRGQSAWNKGQQFDSGGRSRETRFQPGERPHTWVPVGTETTDADGYLKRKVRDDAPPGMSRRNWRYVHVMLWEEHYGPVPRSHAVIFRNGDRTDLRIENLECIPRSELGRRNSMWTRYPRPVAEAVHMRGVLKRRIREIQEKRHEEPHR from the coding sequence ATGGCCGCCCATACCGGCACAGCGTGGACGGACATTGAGCTGTCGTGGCTCGAGGCCTTGTACGCAGACACGCCGAACCGCGAGCTCGGAGAGCTCCTGGGGCGCAATCCGCGTGCGGTAGGCCTGAAGGCACGCCAGCTGGGCCTGCGCAAAAGCGAAGCATTCATGGCCCGGCCGGAGCACAACGGCCGGTTCCGCCGCGGCCAGAGCGCCTGGAACAAAGGCCAACAGTTCGACAGCGGCGGGCGTTCGCGCGAGACACGGTTCCAGCCAGGTGAGCGGCCGCACACCTGGGTACCAGTCGGCACCGAGACCACCGACGCGGACGGCTACCTGAAGCGCAAGGTCCGCGACGACGCGCCACCCGGGATGAGCCGACGGAACTGGCGCTACGTCCACGTGATGCTGTGGGAGGAGCACTACGGCCCCGTCCCTCGAAGCCACGCGGTCATCTTCCGCAACGGCGACCGCACCGACCTCCGCATCGAGAACCTGGAGTGCATCCCGCGCTCCGAGCTTGGTCGCCGCAACAGCATGTGGACACGCTACCCGCGCCCGGTGGCCGAGGCGGTCCATATGCGCGGCGTCCTCAAGCGCCGCATCCGAGAGATCCAGGAGAAGCGCCATGAAGAACCGCATCGATGA
- a CDS encoding recombinase family protein, whose product MRTAAYARYSSDQQREQSIRDQLRNCAAYCERMGWPEPEPYSDEAVSGSLRERPGYQRLLKAAEAHAFDVLLVDDLSRLSRDQVESTQALRLMQYRGIRVIGISDGVDTDQRGYKLQAGVRGLMAELYLDDLAEKTHRGLTGQALAGYSAGGLPYGYRSVEDHDGHRREIDEDAATWVRWIFERYAAGWSPRRIASALNERRIPSPRGGKWSQTAIYGDAKRGTGLLNQPLYAGKQIWNRSRWVKDPADGKRKRKERPESEWIITEHEDLRIVDQATWDAVKARQRDTRARTRKAQEALGRHARLGRGPKYVLSGLLQCGVCGGNYVIIDRYRYGCGRHRDRGPSACTNSECVPRRVAEERLLEHIKAELLSEEAYQLFAQEVRRLMAAEKPDPTATRREVAEAEREIENIMAAIRQGMITPSTRSALEAAEARRDAAKDRLAAIKAYEPTQVLPRAREIYEGWVRRLEELDDVAEAREAVREITGVIRLIPDRGLVAQLQASGLACQLRVVAGAGFEPATFGL is encoded by the coding sequence ATGCGCACCGCCGCCTACGCCCGATACTCCAGCGACCAGCAGCGAGAGCAGTCCATCCGAGACCAGCTCCGCAACTGCGCCGCTTACTGCGAGCGCATGGGCTGGCCAGAGCCGGAGCCCTATAGCGACGAGGCCGTTTCAGGATCGCTTAGGGAGCGACCTGGATACCAGCGCCTGCTCAAAGCCGCTGAGGCCCACGCTTTCGACGTGCTCCTGGTGGATGACCTTTCTCGCCTTTCGCGCGACCAAGTGGAATCTACGCAGGCACTGCGGCTGATGCAGTACCGCGGGATCCGCGTCATCGGCATCAGCGACGGCGTGGACACCGATCAGCGAGGCTACAAGCTCCAGGCCGGTGTCCGCGGCCTGATGGCCGAGCTCTACCTCGACGACCTAGCCGAGAAGACGCACCGCGGCCTCACCGGACAAGCCCTCGCCGGCTACTCCGCCGGCGGCCTGCCCTACGGCTACCGCTCCGTGGAGGACCACGACGGACACCGCCGGGAGATCGACGAGGACGCCGCGACCTGGGTTCGCTGGATCTTCGAGCGCTACGCCGCCGGGTGGAGCCCGAGGCGCATCGCCTCCGCGCTGAACGAGCGCCGCATACCGTCACCCCGCGGCGGCAAGTGGTCGCAGACCGCCATCTACGGCGACGCCAAGCGCGGCACCGGCCTGCTAAACCAGCCCCTCTATGCCGGCAAGCAGATATGGAACCGATCCCGCTGGGTGAAGGATCCCGCCGACGGAAAGCGCAAGCGCAAGGAGCGCCCGGAGAGCGAGTGGATCATCACCGAGCACGAGGATCTTCGCATCGTCGACCAGGCGACGTGGGATGCGGTGAAAGCCCGTCAGCGGGATACCCGCGCTCGAACACGCAAGGCCCAGGAGGCGCTCGGGCGCCACGCACGGCTCGGCCGTGGGCCAAAGTACGTGCTGAGTGGGCTGCTGCAGTGCGGAGTCTGCGGCGGGAACTACGTCATCATCGACCGGTATCGGTATGGCTGCGGCCGTCACCGGGACCGCGGACCGAGCGCCTGCACGAACAGCGAGTGCGTGCCGCGACGTGTCGCCGAGGAGCGTCTCCTCGAGCACATCAAGGCCGAGCTACTGAGCGAGGAGGCCTACCAGCTGTTTGCCCAGGAAGTACGCCGCCTCATGGCGGCCGAGAAGCCGGATCCAACGGCCACCCGACGAGAGGTCGCAGAGGCCGAGCGCGAGATCGAGAACATCATGGCGGCCATCCGGCAGGGCATGATCACGCCATCGACGCGCAGCGCCCTGGAGGCGGCCGAGGCACGCAGGGATGCGGCCAAAGACCGGCTGGCCGCCATCAAGGCCTACGAGCCGACCCAGGTGCTGCCCCGGGCGCGCGAAATCTATGAGGGATGGGTGCGCCGCCTCGAGGAGCTGGACGACGTAGCGGAGGCCAGAGAGGCGGTACGGGAGATCACCGGTGTGATCCGGTTGATCCCCGACCGCGGCCTCGTCGCGCAGTTGCAGGCCAGCGGCCTGGCCTGTCAACTAAGAGTGGTAGCGGGGGCAGGATTTGAACCTGCGACCTTCGGGTTATGA
- a CDS encoding TraR/DksA C4-type zinc finger protein yields MADAADIATERTEAAIEEALASRQRYAGHSATHCDECDAALPERRRELIPGVRLCVECQEMEERRR; encoded by the coding sequence ATGGCCGACGCCGCCGACATCGCCACCGAGCGAACCGAGGCCGCCATCGAGGAAGCCCTCGCCAGCCGCCAGCGCTACGCGGGCCACAGCGCTACGCACTGCGACGAGTGCGATGCCGCCCTCCCCGAGCGCCGCCGCGAGCTCATCCCGGGAGTCCGGCTTTGCGTGGAGTGCCAGGAGATGGAGGAGCGGAGGCGATGA
- a CDS encoding DUF2818 family protein, whose product MSDAAAIWLLFGLALVAANLPWLSERPLFLLPVPPRGKREWIRLLEWLLMFGLVGLAGAALEQRTQGQLQDQDWEFWVIVLCLFAVFALPGFIYHHDLRRHLRKRRRGR is encoded by the coding sequence ATGAGCGATGCCGCGGCAATCTGGCTGCTGTTCGGTCTGGCGCTGGTGGCGGCGAACCTGCCCTGGCTCTCGGAACGGCCGCTGTTCCTGCTCCCGGTGCCGCCCCGCGGTAAGCGGGAATGGATCCGTCTGCTGGAGTGGCTGCTGATGTTCGGCCTCGTGGGCCTGGCCGGTGCAGCACTGGAGCAGCGCACCCAGGGGCAGCTGCAGGATCAGGACTGGGAGTTCTGGGTCATCGTCCTGTGCCTGTTCGCGGTGTTCGCCCTGCCGGGCTTCATCTACCACCACGACCTCCGCCGCCACCTTCGCAAGCGCCGGCGCGGGCGTTAG
- a CDS encoding Lar family restriction alleviation protein translates to MTRYAETSKVPAPCPFCGSPAVAHWTNQELGITFIQCSGCSATVSFTEAPRGREAVLAWNARSGVDEQVRARRAQRRRRGTH, encoded by the coding sequence ATGACCCGCTACGCCGAAACAAGCAAGGTCCCAGCCCCCTGCCCCTTCTGCGGCAGTCCCGCCGTCGCTCACTGGACCAACCAGGAGCTCGGCATCACGTTCATCCAGTGCAGCGGCTGCAGCGCCACGGTGTCGTTCACCGAGGCCCCGCGAGGAAGAGAGGCGGTGCTGGCGTGGAATGCGCGCAGCGGCGTGGATGAGCAGGTTCGCGCCCGACGGGCGCAGAGGCGGAGGAGGGGCACGCATTGA
- a CDS encoding LexA family transcriptional regulator: protein MTEKTNHELAENIRWAMQQAGVRSVDVANALGVSEQAVYGWRKTGKISRANLVRLARYLQVPADQIQPPGEIIEVMSSSRETTLPKELEPMVVAEDAGPYFDEPAFLRRSEPAYPLETGPAIRGEIPLIGWDEAGRWRGVHEDTRTEETIIATRKVSPDAFALRVQDDTNSPDIPRGAIVVVDPDVEPRHEHYVIALLPGSDAPTLKQLIVDGDQQYLRPRNDRYPIQPFPPGGRIIGVVRQAVQDFF, encoded by the coding sequence ATGACTGAGAAAACCAACCACGAGCTGGCCGAAAACATCCGCTGGGCGATGCAGCAGGCCGGCGTTCGCTCCGTGGACGTCGCCAACGCCCTGGGCGTGAGCGAGCAGGCCGTCTACGGCTGGCGGAAGACGGGCAAGATCAGCCGCGCCAACCTGGTGCGCCTCGCACGCTATCTGCAGGTCCCAGCGGACCAGATCCAGCCGCCCGGCGAGATCATCGAGGTCATGAGCAGCAGTCGAGAGACGACGCTGCCCAAAGAGCTCGAGCCCATGGTCGTTGCCGAGGACGCCGGCCCCTATTTCGACGAGCCGGCCTTCCTTCGCCGTTCGGAACCCGCCTACCCCCTGGAGACGGGCCCTGCTATACGTGGTGAGATACCGCTTATCGGCTGGGATGAGGCAGGGAGGTGGCGAGGCGTGCACGAAGATACCCGCACGGAAGAGACGATCATCGCCACGCGCAAGGTGTCGCCTGATGCCTTCGCGCTGCGCGTGCAGGACGACACCAACTCACCGGACATACCTCGCGGTGCCATCGTCGTCGTGGATCCGGACGTGGAACCACGCCACGAGCACTACGTCATCGCGCTCTTGCCCGGCAGTGATGCGCCCACGCTCAAGCAGCTCATCGTCGACGGCGACCAGCAGTACCTCCGCCCGCGCAACGACCGCTATCCCATCCAGCCCTTCCCGCCAGGCGGCCGCATCATCGGCGTCGTCCGCCAGGCGGTGCAGGACTTCTTCTAG
- a CDS encoding transcriptional regulator, whose translation MGTSASLAAALGVQPSAISNWKARGRVPPEQVLRIVDATGGRVRPEELRPDLYRAQSYK comes from the coding sequence ATGGGCACGAGTGCGTCCTTGGCGGCAGCGCTTGGGGTCCAGCCATCAGCGATATCCAACTGGAAGGCTCGCGGCCGTGTGCCGCCGGAGCAGGTGTTGCGCATCGTCGACGCGACTGGGGGGCGGGTCCGCCCGGAGGAGTTACGGCCGGACTTGTACCGAGCCCAGTCGTACAAGTGA
- the nuoN gene encoding NADH-quinone oxidoreductase subunit NuoN, with protein MSFEMPQFAMAAPEIWVAIMLCVVLVVDLFASGRESAPAFYLTQFTLVVAAWLALETHWGEAATTFNGMYVSDSLAAVLKVAICVISLLALAYSRDYLRQRDLLRGEYYLLGLFAVLGMLVMASAASLLVLYIGLEMLSLSLYAMVAFDRESRIGAEAAMKYFVLGALSSGMLLYGMSMIYGATGSLLLADVAAASSGEANLLLAFGMTFALVGVAFKFGAVPFHMWIPDVYQGAPTASTLFIGSAPKVAALALFVRLLGEGLGGLHDQWQVMAVILAVGSLVVGNLVALVQTNLKRMLAYSTISHIGFLFLGLIAGSDDGYAAALFYAISYGLMAAGAFGMIILLSRRGFEAEMIDDMKGLNERHSGFAFVMLLLMFSMTGIPGTVGFYAKWLVLQALIDAGLIWLAVLAVVFAVIGAFYYLRVLKAVYFDRLESDGPPLEAPLGQRVMLAANGGAVLLLGLFPDALISACRAAFGL; from the coding sequence ATGAGCTTCGAAATGCCCCAATTCGCCATGGCGGCCCCCGAGATCTGGGTTGCCATCATGCTCTGCGTGGTGCTGGTGGTGGATCTCTTCGCCAGCGGGCGGGAGAGCGCGCCGGCCTTCTACCTCACGCAGTTCACGCTGGTGGTGGCGGCGTGGCTGGCGCTGGAGACGCACTGGGGCGAGGCCGCGACCACGTTCAACGGCATGTACGTCTCGGACAGCCTGGCGGCGGTGCTCAAGGTCGCGATCTGCGTGATCTCGCTGCTCGCCCTGGCCTACAGCCGCGACTACCTGCGCCAGCGCGACCTGCTGCGGGGCGAGTACTACCTGCTCGGTCTGTTCGCCGTGCTCGGCATGCTGGTGATGGCTTCGGCCGCGAGCCTGCTGGTGCTGTACATCGGCCTGGAGATGCTCTCGCTCTCCCTCTACGCCATGGTCGCGTTTGATCGCGAGAGCCGCATCGGCGCCGAGGCGGCGATGAAGTACTTCGTCCTCGGTGCGCTGTCCTCGGGCATGCTGCTCTACGGCATGTCCATGATCTACGGCGCCACCGGCAGTCTGCTGCTGGCCGACGTGGCCGCCGCCAGCAGCGGCGAGGCCAATCTCCTGCTCGCCTTCGGCATGACCTTCGCCCTGGTGGGGGTCGCCTTCAAGTTCGGTGCCGTGCCGTTCCACATGTGGATCCCGGACGTCTACCAGGGCGCGCCCACGGCCTCCACCCTGTTCATCGGCAGCGCACCCAAGGTGGCGGCGCTGGCGCTGTTCGTGCGGCTGCTCGGCGAGGGGCTGGGCGGCCTGCATGACCAGTGGCAGGTGATGGCGGTCATTCTCGCCGTGGGCTCACTGGTGGTGGGCAACCTGGTCGCGCTGGTGCAGACCAACCTCAAGCGCATGCTGGCCTACAGCACCATCTCGCACATCGGCTTCCTGTTCCTCGGGCTGATCGCCGGCAGCGACGACGGCTACGCCGCGGCGCTGTTCTATGCCATCAGCTACGGACTCATGGCCGCCGGCGCCTTCGGCATGATCATCCTGCTCTCACGCCGCGGGTTCGAGGCGGAGATGATCGACGACATGAAGGGCCTGAACGAGCGCCACAGCGGCTTCGCGTTCGTCATGCTGCTGCTCATGTTCTCGATGACCGGCATCCCCGGCACCGTGGGTTTCTACGCCAAGTGGCTGGTGCTGCAGGCCCTGATCGATGCCGGCCTGATCTGGCTCGCGGTGCTGGCGGTGGTGTTCGCGGTGATCGGTGCGTTCTACTACCTGCGCGTGCTGAAGGCGGTCTACTTCGACCGCCTCGAGTCCGACGGCCCGCCGCTCGAGGCGCCGCTAGGGCAGCGGGTGATGCTCGCGGCCAACGGCGGCGCGGTGCTGCTGCTCGGGCTGTTCCCGGATGCGCTGATCTCGGCCTGCCGTGCCGCCTTCGGGCTGTAG
- a CDS encoding phosphohydrolase, which yields MSEPLCIYHGNCADGFTAAWAVRQALGPIECVAATHGNPPPDVTGRDVIMVDFSYKRPVLEEMAQQARSILILDHHKSAAEDLEPFKVTECGGGRLVYDDVPDMLRDLAELWRPPVIALFDMERSGAGLAWDFFHDAPRPALIDHVEDRDLFRFALEGTREIQAAVFAREYDFALWDELMETPLERLRAEGEAIERKHHKDVRELVDVTMRYMVIAGHRVPVANVPYTLTSDAGHLMAEGNPFAACYWDTPDGRVFSLRSHPDGADVSEIATQYGGGGHKHAAGFRMPIGWEGEA from the coding sequence ATGAGCGAACCGCTCTGCATCTATCACGGCAACTGCGCGGACGGCTTCACCGCGGCCTGGGCAGTGCGCCAGGCCCTCGGACCAATCGAGTGCGTCGCCGCCACCCACGGCAACCCGCCTCCGGACGTCACCGGCCGCGACGTGATCATGGTGGACTTCTCCTACAAGCGCCCGGTGCTGGAGGAAATGGCCCAGCAGGCGCGCTCCATCCTGATTCTCGACCACCACAAGAGCGCCGCGGAGGACCTGGAGCCGTTCAAGGTGACGGAGTGCGGCGGCGGGAGACTGGTCTACGACGACGTCCCCGACATGCTCCGCGACCTCGCAGAGCTATGGCGGCCGCCCGTCATCGCCCTATTCGACATGGAGCGCTCCGGCGCCGGTCTGGCCTGGGACTTCTTCCACGACGCGCCACGCCCGGCGCTGATCGACCACGTCGAGGACCGCGACCTCTTCCGCTTTGCGCTCGAAGGCACCCGCGAGATCCAGGCAGCCGTCTTCGCCCGCGAGTACGACTTCGCCCTGTGGGACGAACTCATGGAGACACCGCTCGAGCGCCTGCGCGCCGAGGGCGAGGCCATCGAGCGCAAGCACCACAAGGACGTCCGCGAGCTCGTCGACGTGACCATGCGCTACATGGTGATCGCCGGCCACCGCGTCCCGGTGGCGAACGTGCCCTACACGCTCACGAGCGACGCCGGCCACCTGATGGCCGAAGGCAACCCCTTCGCCGCCTGCTACTGGGACACACCAGACGGCCGCGTCTTCTCGCTGCGCTCTCACCCCGACGGCGCAGACGTCTCCGAGATCGCGACGCAGTACGGCGGCGGTGGCCACAAGCACGCCGCCGGCTTCCGGATGCCCATCGGCTGGGAGGGCGAAGCATGA
- a CDS encoding NADH-quinone oxidoreductase subunit M yields the protein MFEGWPLLSLLVWLPILGGAVVLLAGDRDADRARWIAVTTAAVTFLLSLGLWTGFEPGTAAMQFVERTSWISAFDIDYHLGVDGISMPLILLTAFSTLLVVIAAWEVIRYKPSQYLAAFLIMEGIMIGVFSALDAILFYVFFEAMLIPMFLIIGIWGGPNRIYATLKFFIYTFLGSVLMLVALIYLRTQAGTFDILAFHALELPLAAQTMVFLAFLAAFAVKVPMWPVHTWLPDAHVEAPTGGSVILAAITLKIGGYGFLRFSLPIAPEASMALDWLVIGLSLIAVVYIGLVAMVQEDLKKLIAYSSIAHMGFVTLGFFIIFRILANGGDEQGAVLALEGGVVQMVSHGFVSAAMFLCVGVLYDRMHTRLIRDYGGVVNRMPVFASFFVLFAMANAGLPGTSGFVGEFMVILASFQAGFWYAAIAGLTLILGAAYSLWMIKRVVYGEVANSQVDALQDLNRREFAVLGALAAVVLLVGIYPAPLIEVMEPSLTELLRQVAPGS from the coding sequence ATGTTTGAAGGTTGGCCCCTGCTGAGCCTGCTGGTATGGCTGCCGATACTCGGTGGCGCGGTGGTGCTGCTTGCCGGTGACCGCGACGCGGACCGCGCGCGCTGGATCGCCGTGACCACCGCCGCGGTGACCTTCCTGCTGAGCCTGGGGCTTTGGACGGGGTTCGAGCCGGGCACGGCGGCGATGCAGTTCGTCGAGCGCACGTCCTGGATCTCCGCGTTCGACATCGACTACCACCTGGGCGTCGACGGCATCTCCATGCCGCTGATCCTGCTTACAGCGTTCTCGACGCTGCTGGTGGTGATCGCCGCCTGGGAGGTGATCCGCTACAAGCCGAGCCAGTATCTGGCGGCCTTCCTGATCATGGAAGGCATCATGATCGGCGTGTTCAGCGCGCTGGACGCGATCCTGTTCTACGTTTTCTTCGAGGCGATGCTCATCCCGATGTTCCTGATCATCGGCATCTGGGGCGGGCCGAACCGGATCTACGCGACGCTGAAGTTCTTCATCTACACCTTCCTCGGCTCCGTGCTGATGCTGGTGGCGCTGATCTACCTGCGCACGCAGGCGGGAACCTTCGACATTCTCGCCTTCCATGCGCTGGAGCTACCGCTCGCCGCCCAGACGATGGTGTTCCTTGCCTTCCTCGCCGCCTTTGCGGTGAAGGTGCCGATGTGGCCGGTGCACACCTGGCTGCCGGACGCCCATGTGGAGGCGCCCACGGGTGGCTCCGTTATCCTCGCCGCGATCACGCTGAAGATCGGCGGCTACGGTTTCCTGCGCTTCAGCCTGCCCATCGCGCCGGAGGCGAGCATGGCGCTGGACTGGCTGGTGATCGGGCTGTCGCTGATCGCGGTGGTCTACATCGGCCTGGTCGCCATGGTGCAGGAGGACCTCAAGAAGCTCATCGCCTACTCCTCCATCGCGCACATGGGCTTCGTTACCCTCGGGTTCTTCATTATCTTCCGCATCCTCGCCAACGGCGGGGACGAGCAGGGCGCGGTGCTGGCACTGGAGGGCGGCGTCGTGCAGATGGTCTCCCATGGCTTCGTCTCTGCGGCCATGTTCCTCTGCGTCGGCGTGCTCTACGACCGCATGCACACGCGGTTGATCCGCGACTATGGCGGCGTGGTCAACCGCATGCCGGTGTTCGCGAGCTTCTTCGTGCTGTTCGCCATGGCCAACGCCGGCCTGCCGGGCACCTCCGGTTTCGTCGGCGAGTTCATGGTGATCCTCGCGAGCTTCCAGGCGGGCTTCTGGTATGCCGCCATCGCGGGTCTGACGCTCATCCTCGGTGCGGCCTACAGCCTCTGGATGATCAAGCGCGTCGTCTACGGCGAGGTGGCCAACTCACAGGTCGATGCGCTGCAGGATCTCAACCGGCGCGAGTTCGCCGTGCTCGGCGCCCTGGCCGCGGTGGTGCTGCTGGTGGGCATCTATCCGGCCCCGCTGATCGAGGTGATGGAGCCCTCGCTCACCGAACTGCTCCGCCAGGTGGCGCCCGGCTCCTGA
- a CDS encoding DUF4326 domain-containing protein, translating to MTPKRIQLRRARGWRMPENTVKVDRSTPWGNPFITGKHGTRAECVELYRGLMAGFICLTTFNADKQKAAREHVIHHIDELRGKNLACWCPPDAPCHADVLLEIANREETP from the coding sequence ATGACTCCCAAACGCATCCAGCTCCGCCGCGCCCGCGGCTGGCGGATGCCCGAGAACACGGTGAAGGTCGACCGCTCCACGCCGTGGGGCAACCCCTTCATCACCGGAAAGCACGGCACGCGTGCCGAGTGCGTAGAGCTCTACCGCGGCCTTATGGCGGGGTTCATCTGCCTGACCACTTTCAACGCCGATAAGCAGAAGGCCGCGCGGGAACACGTGATCCACCACATCGACGAGCTCCGCGGCAAGAACCTCGCTTGCTGGTGCCCGCCGGACGCTCCGTGCCACGCGGACGTGCTGCTGGAGATCGCGAACCGCGAGGAGACGCCATGA